The following are from one region of the Coffea eugenioides isolate CCC68of chromosome 2, Ceug_1.0, whole genome shotgun sequence genome:
- the LOC113761214 gene encoding chlorophyll a-b binding protein CP24 10A, chloroplastic, with protein MAATSAAVLNGLGSPFLTGGKKSQALLASPTAARVGGAAAVAPKRLVVVAARPPKKSWIPGVRTGPGILDPEHLDGSLPGDYGFDPLGLGKDPAFLKWYREAELIHGRWAMTAVVGIFVGQAWSGIPWFQAGADPGAIAPFSFGSLLGTQLLLMGWVESKRWVDFFNPDSQSVEWATPWSRTAENFANATGEQGYPGGKFFDPLGVAGTLRDGVYIPDNEKLERLKLAEIKHARLAMVAMLIFYFEAGQGKTPLGAIGLSAV; from the exons ATGGCTGCCACATCTGCTGCAGTACTAAATGGATTGGGCTCTCCCTTCTTGACTGGTGGAAAGAAAAGTCAGGCCCTGCTGGCTTCACCAACTGCAGCTAGAGTCGGTGGTGCTGCTGCTGTTGCTCCAAAGAGATTAGTTGTGGTAGCTGCTCGTCCTCCCAAGAAGTCATGGATTCCTGGTGTTAGAACTGGTCCAGGCATCCTTGACCCTGAGCATCTCGATGGCTC GCTCCCTGGTGACTACGGTTTTGATCCACTTGGTCTTGGCAAGGATCCAGCATTCTTGAAATGGTATAGAGAAGCTGAGCTCATTCATGGCAGATGGGCAATGACTGCGGTTGTTGGAATCTTTGTTGGCCAGGCATGGAGTGGTATCCCATGGTTTCAAGCTGGCGCTGACCCTGGTGCCATTGCACCCTTCTCCTTTGGTTCGCTCCTCGGTACTCAACTCCTACTCATGGGGTGGGTTGAGAGCAAAAGATGGGTTGATTTTTTCAACCCTGACTCACAATCTGTAGAATGGGCCACACCATGGTCTAGAACTGCTGAAAACTTCGCAAATGCTACTGGTGAACAAGGCTATCCTGGCGGAAAATTCTTCGACCCACTGGGAGTTGCTGGAACACTCAGGGATGGAGTTTACATTCCTGACAATGAGAAGCTTGAGAGACTAAAGTTAGCAGAGATTAAGCACGCAAGACTTGCTATGGTAGCTATGCTAATTTTCTACTTTGAGGCAGGCCAAGGAAAGACACCCCTTGGGGCTATTGGTTTGTCAGCTGTATAA
- the LOC113762413 gene encoding probable protein phosphatase 2C BIPP2C1 isoform X3 encodes MEHSDGSIVFQFGDPREAMKDDELKQSSLSNKGGESDGQVESRVVKVLDGDHERKVIVKKMEREVRVHSSNLVADSGTSGVVSTNEESSTSSFLEGPSKSSEKLNAEVPVSGLSVEKGWNVSSSELNANTLIDADDTLSTVSVLEKRSKKESGETSEALLDGKGDNEVLQQLVSVKPDSPTEVTDTVHQESDSESVELLDLPGDSESHSLESGINNIIMDDSSDSDTIEVMPVSPETDAEPTLDEEAGCIAVDTFGEEDTSIQISEIKSDQSIVLSEAGIGLDKLQRSDNSETSSLEIIQLESPEVPVDGEEIPIAEIVLSSAAALLPHPAKLLTGGEDAYFISGRYWLGIADGVGQWSDHGIDPGVYARELMDNCKKIVSEGNGSIRATPEEVLSLSVAKSQSPGSSTVLVAHFDGQALHVVNIGDSGFLILRNGVVFERSYRMTYKFNFPYQIQRGGDPSELLEEYEIELEEGDVIIIATDGLFDNLYEQEIVSIVSASLSAGRRPKRIAKMLAAGAQEVGKSSTERCPFADAARAAGHARRHSGGKLDDVTVIVSLVRKEYSTHGRGL; translated from the exons ATGG AGCATTCTGATGGTAGTATAGTCTTTCAGTTTGGGGACCCCCGTGAGGCTATGAAGGATGATGAATTAAAGCAATCCAGTTTGAGCAATAAAGGAGGGGAAAGTGACGGTCAGGTGGAATCTAGGGTGGTGAAGGTTTTGGATGGTGATCACGAGAGGAAGGTTATAGTCAAAAAAATGGAAAGAGAAGTCAGGGTTCACAGCTCAAATTTGGTCGCTGATAGTGGCACTTCAGGGGTTGTTAGTACTAATGAAGAGAGCAGTACTAGTAGTTTTCTGGAAGGACCTAGTAAATCAAGTGAGAAGTTAAATGCTGAAGTGCCTGTTTCTGGTTTAAGTGTAGAAAAAGGTTGGAACGTTTCTAGTTCCGAGTTAAATGCAAATACTCTTATAGATGCCGATGATACTCTGTCAACTGTCTCTGTGCTTGAAAAACGTAGTAAAAAAGAAAGTGGCGAAACTTCTGAGGCATTACTTGATGGTAAAGGAGATAATGAAGTTCTGCAACAGTTGGTATCTGTGAAGCCTGATTCGCCTACAGAAGTAACAGATACTGTTCACCAGGAAAGTGATTCCGAGAGTGTTGAACTTCTGGATTTGCCTGGAGATAGTGAGTCTCATAGTTTAGAATCTGGGATAAATAATATAATCATGGATGATAGCAGTGACAGTGACACCATTGAAGTCATGCCTGTGTCTCCTGAAACTGATGCTGAACCAACTCTTGATGAGGAAGCTGGTTGTATTGCAGTTGACACTTTTGGAGAAGAAGATACATCCATCCAAATATCAGAG ATCAAAAGTGACCAGTCAATCGTACTCTCAGAAGCAGGAATAGGTCTGGACAAGTTACAAAGAAGTGACAATTCTGAAACATCAAGTCTTGAAATCATACAATTGGAATCCCCGGAAGTTCCAGTGGATGG TGAGGAAATCCCCATAGCAGAAATTGTTTTATCATCTGCTGCTGCATTGTTGCCACATCCCGCTAAG CTATTGACGGGTGGAGAGGATGCATACTTTATCTCTGGCCGATATTGGTTGGGAATAGCAGATGGGGTTGGCCAATGGTCGGATCACG GTATTGATCCAGGAGTTTATGCCCGGGAACTCATGgataattgtaaaaagattgTCTCAGAGGGCAACGGATCCATAAGAGCCACCCCAGAAGAGGTCCTTAGTTTAAGTGTTGCCAAGTCCCAGTCTCCTGGATCCTCAACTGTCTTGGTTGCTCACTTTGATGGTCAG GCCCTTCATGTGGTTAATATTGGAGATTCTGGATTTCTAATACTCAGAAATGGTGTGGTTTTCGAAAGGTCATATCGGATGACCTACAAGTTCAATTTCCCATATCAGATTCAAAGGGGTGGTGACCCATCCGAACTTTTGGAG GAGTACGAGATTGAATTGGAGGAGGGTGACGTTATCATTATTGCAACAGACGGACTCTTTGACAATTtgtatgagcaagaaatagtaTCAATAGTCTCAGCTTCATTGAGCGCTGGTAGACGACCGAAG AGAATTGCGAAAATGTTGGCGGCAGGAGCACAAGAGGTGGGCAAATCCTCTACCGAAAGATGTCCGTTTGCTGATGCAGCTCGCGCAGCTGGTCATGCAAGGAGGCACAGTGGTGGAAAGCTTGATGATGTAACTGTTATTGTATCATTGGTCCGAAAGGAATACAGCACCCATGGCCGTGGGTTGTGA
- the LOC113762413 gene encoding probable protein phosphatase 2C BIPP2C1 isoform X1 yields MMADCLCSILNSRAITSLSLLIPCCPPQNPFISPQALSFANPRVPRRRKEKQLLFCISNNEPSSSISSSSKFDIISTREHSDGSIVFQFGDPREAMKDDELKQSSLSNKGGESDGQVESRVVKVLDGDHERKVIVKKMEREVRVHSSNLVADSGTSGVVSTNEESSTSSFLEGPSKSSEKLNAEVPVSGLSVEKGWNVSSSELNANTLIDADDTLSTVSVLEKRSKKESGETSEALLDGKGDNEVLQQLVSVKPDSPTEVTDTVHQESDSESVELLDLPGDSESHSLESGINNIIMDDSSDSDTIEVMPVSPETDAEPTLDEEAGCIAVDTFGEEDTSIQISEIKSDQSIVLSEAGIGLDKLQRSDNSETSSLEIIQLESPEVPVDGEEIPIAEIVLSSAAALLPHPAKLLTGGEDAYFISGRYWLGIADGVGQWSDHGIDPGVYARELMDNCKKIVSEGNGSIRATPEEVLSLSVAKSQSPGSSTVLVAHFDGQALHVVNIGDSGFLILRNGVVFERSYRMTYKFNFPYQIQRGGDPSELLEEYEIELEEGDVIIIATDGLFDNLYEQEIVSIVSASLSAGRRPKRIAKMLAAGAQEVGKSSTERCPFADAARAAGHARRHSGGKLDDVTVIVSLVRKEYSTHGRGL; encoded by the exons ATGATGGCTGATTGCCTCTGTAGTATTCTCAACTCCCGCGCTATCACCAGCCTCTCCCTCCTCATCCCTTGCTGTCCACCTCAGAATCCCTTTATTTCCCCCCAAGCTCTTTCCTTTGCCAACCCCAGGGTTccaagaagaaggaaagaaaagcaacTTTTGTTCTGTATAAGTAATAATGAACCGTcttcctcaatttcttcctcATCGAAATTTGACATCATTTCCACCCGTG AGCATTCTGATGGTAGTATAGTCTTTCAGTTTGGGGACCCCCGTGAGGCTATGAAGGATGATGAATTAAAGCAATCCAGTTTGAGCAATAAAGGAGGGGAAAGTGACGGTCAGGTGGAATCTAGGGTGGTGAAGGTTTTGGATGGTGATCACGAGAGGAAGGTTATAGTCAAAAAAATGGAAAGAGAAGTCAGGGTTCACAGCTCAAATTTGGTCGCTGATAGTGGCACTTCAGGGGTTGTTAGTACTAATGAAGAGAGCAGTACTAGTAGTTTTCTGGAAGGACCTAGTAAATCAAGTGAGAAGTTAAATGCTGAAGTGCCTGTTTCTGGTTTAAGTGTAGAAAAAGGTTGGAACGTTTCTAGTTCCGAGTTAAATGCAAATACTCTTATAGATGCCGATGATACTCTGTCAACTGTCTCTGTGCTTGAAAAACGTAGTAAAAAAGAAAGTGGCGAAACTTCTGAGGCATTACTTGATGGTAAAGGAGATAATGAAGTTCTGCAACAGTTGGTATCTGTGAAGCCTGATTCGCCTACAGAAGTAACAGATACTGTTCACCAGGAAAGTGATTCCGAGAGTGTTGAACTTCTGGATTTGCCTGGAGATAGTGAGTCTCATAGTTTAGAATCTGGGATAAATAATATAATCATGGATGATAGCAGTGACAGTGACACCATTGAAGTCATGCCTGTGTCTCCTGAAACTGATGCTGAACCAACTCTTGATGAGGAAGCTGGTTGTATTGCAGTTGACACTTTTGGAGAAGAAGATACATCCATCCAAATATCAGAG ATCAAAAGTGACCAGTCAATCGTACTCTCAGAAGCAGGAATAGGTCTGGACAAGTTACAAAGAAGTGACAATTCTGAAACATCAAGTCTTGAAATCATACAATTGGAATCCCCGGAAGTTCCAGTGGATGG TGAGGAAATCCCCATAGCAGAAATTGTTTTATCATCTGCTGCTGCATTGTTGCCACATCCCGCTAAG CTATTGACGGGTGGAGAGGATGCATACTTTATCTCTGGCCGATATTGGTTGGGAATAGCAGATGGGGTTGGCCAATGGTCGGATCACG GTATTGATCCAGGAGTTTATGCCCGGGAACTCATGgataattgtaaaaagattgTCTCAGAGGGCAACGGATCCATAAGAGCCACCCCAGAAGAGGTCCTTAGTTTAAGTGTTGCCAAGTCCCAGTCTCCTGGATCCTCAACTGTCTTGGTTGCTCACTTTGATGGTCAG GCCCTTCATGTGGTTAATATTGGAGATTCTGGATTTCTAATACTCAGAAATGGTGTGGTTTTCGAAAGGTCATATCGGATGACCTACAAGTTCAATTTCCCATATCAGATTCAAAGGGGTGGTGACCCATCCGAACTTTTGGAG GAGTACGAGATTGAATTGGAGGAGGGTGACGTTATCATTATTGCAACAGACGGACTCTTTGACAATTtgtatgagcaagaaatagtaTCAATAGTCTCAGCTTCATTGAGCGCTGGTAGACGACCGAAG AGAATTGCGAAAATGTTGGCGGCAGGAGCACAAGAGGTGGGCAAATCCTCTACCGAAAGATGTCCGTTTGCTGATGCAGCTCGCGCAGCTGGTCATGCAAGGAGGCACAGTGGTGGAAAGCTTGATGATGTAACTGTTATTGTATCATTGGTCCGAAAGGAATACAGCACCCATGGCCGTGGGTTGTGA
- the LOC113762413 gene encoding probable protein phosphatase 2C BIPP2C1 isoform X2, producing MMADCLCSILNSRAITSLSLLIPCCPPQNPFISPQALSFANPRVPRRRKEKQLLFCISNNEPSSSISSSSKFDIISTREHSDGSIVFQFGDPREAMKDDELKQSSLSNKGGESDGQVESRVVKVLDGDHERKVIVKKMEREVRVHSSNLVADSGTSGVVSTNEESSTSSFLEGPSKSSEKLNAEVPVSGLSVEKGWNVSSSELNANTLIDADDTLSTVSVLEKRSKKESGETSEALLDGKGDNEVLQQLVSVKPDSPTEVTDTVHQESDSESVELLDLPGDSESHSLESGINNIIMDDSSDSDTIEVMPVSPETDAEPTLDEEAGCIAVDTFGEEDTSIQISEIKSDQSIVLSEAGIGLDKLQRSDNSETSSLEIIQLESPEVPVDGEEIPIAEIVLSSAAALLPHPAKLLTGGEDAYFISGRYWLGIADGVGQWSDHGIDPGVYARELMDNCKKIVSEGNGSIRATPEEVLSLSVAKSQSPGSSTVLVAHFDGQALHVVNIGDSGFLILRNGVVFERSYRMTYKFNFPYQIQRGGDPSELLERIAKMLAAGAQEVGKSSTERCPFADAARAAGHARRHSGGKLDDVTVIVSLVRKEYSTHGRGL from the exons ATGATGGCTGATTGCCTCTGTAGTATTCTCAACTCCCGCGCTATCACCAGCCTCTCCCTCCTCATCCCTTGCTGTCCACCTCAGAATCCCTTTATTTCCCCCCAAGCTCTTTCCTTTGCCAACCCCAGGGTTccaagaagaaggaaagaaaagcaacTTTTGTTCTGTATAAGTAATAATGAACCGTcttcctcaatttcttcctcATCGAAATTTGACATCATTTCCACCCGTG AGCATTCTGATGGTAGTATAGTCTTTCAGTTTGGGGACCCCCGTGAGGCTATGAAGGATGATGAATTAAAGCAATCCAGTTTGAGCAATAAAGGAGGGGAAAGTGACGGTCAGGTGGAATCTAGGGTGGTGAAGGTTTTGGATGGTGATCACGAGAGGAAGGTTATAGTCAAAAAAATGGAAAGAGAAGTCAGGGTTCACAGCTCAAATTTGGTCGCTGATAGTGGCACTTCAGGGGTTGTTAGTACTAATGAAGAGAGCAGTACTAGTAGTTTTCTGGAAGGACCTAGTAAATCAAGTGAGAAGTTAAATGCTGAAGTGCCTGTTTCTGGTTTAAGTGTAGAAAAAGGTTGGAACGTTTCTAGTTCCGAGTTAAATGCAAATACTCTTATAGATGCCGATGATACTCTGTCAACTGTCTCTGTGCTTGAAAAACGTAGTAAAAAAGAAAGTGGCGAAACTTCTGAGGCATTACTTGATGGTAAAGGAGATAATGAAGTTCTGCAACAGTTGGTATCTGTGAAGCCTGATTCGCCTACAGAAGTAACAGATACTGTTCACCAGGAAAGTGATTCCGAGAGTGTTGAACTTCTGGATTTGCCTGGAGATAGTGAGTCTCATAGTTTAGAATCTGGGATAAATAATATAATCATGGATGATAGCAGTGACAGTGACACCATTGAAGTCATGCCTGTGTCTCCTGAAACTGATGCTGAACCAACTCTTGATGAGGAAGCTGGTTGTATTGCAGTTGACACTTTTGGAGAAGAAGATACATCCATCCAAATATCAGAG ATCAAAAGTGACCAGTCAATCGTACTCTCAGAAGCAGGAATAGGTCTGGACAAGTTACAAAGAAGTGACAATTCTGAAACATCAAGTCTTGAAATCATACAATTGGAATCCCCGGAAGTTCCAGTGGATGG TGAGGAAATCCCCATAGCAGAAATTGTTTTATCATCTGCTGCTGCATTGTTGCCACATCCCGCTAAG CTATTGACGGGTGGAGAGGATGCATACTTTATCTCTGGCCGATATTGGTTGGGAATAGCAGATGGGGTTGGCCAATGGTCGGATCACG GTATTGATCCAGGAGTTTATGCCCGGGAACTCATGgataattgtaaaaagattgTCTCAGAGGGCAACGGATCCATAAGAGCCACCCCAGAAGAGGTCCTTAGTTTAAGTGTTGCCAAGTCCCAGTCTCCTGGATCCTCAACTGTCTTGGTTGCTCACTTTGATGGTCAG GCCCTTCATGTGGTTAATATTGGAGATTCTGGATTTCTAATACTCAGAAATGGTGTGGTTTTCGAAAGGTCATATCGGATGACCTACAAGTTCAATTTCCCATATCAGATTCAAAGGGGTGGTGACCCATCCGAACTTTTGGAG AGAATTGCGAAAATGTTGGCGGCAGGAGCACAAGAGGTGGGCAAATCCTCTACCGAAAGATGTCCGTTTGCTGATGCAGCTCGCGCAGCTGGTCATGCAAGGAGGCACAGTGGTGGAAAGCTTGATGATGTAACTGTTATTGTATCATTGGTCCGAAAGGAATACAGCACCCATGGCCGTGGGTTGTGA
- the LOC113762413 gene encoding probable protein phosphatase 2C BIPP2C1 isoform X4: MKDDELKQSSLSNKGGESDGQVESRVVKVLDGDHERKVIVKKMEREVRVHSSNLVADSGTSGVVSTNEESSTSSFLEGPSKSSEKLNAEVPVSGLSVEKGWNVSSSELNANTLIDADDTLSTVSVLEKRSKKESGETSEALLDGKGDNEVLQQLVSVKPDSPTEVTDTVHQESDSESVELLDLPGDSESHSLESGINNIIMDDSSDSDTIEVMPVSPETDAEPTLDEEAGCIAVDTFGEEDTSIQISEIKSDQSIVLSEAGIGLDKLQRSDNSETSSLEIIQLESPEVPVDGEEIPIAEIVLSSAAALLPHPAKLLTGGEDAYFISGRYWLGIADGVGQWSDHGIDPGVYARELMDNCKKIVSEGNGSIRATPEEVLSLSVAKSQSPGSSTVLVAHFDGQALHVVNIGDSGFLILRNGVVFERSYRMTYKFNFPYQIQRGGDPSELLEEYEIELEEGDVIIIATDGLFDNLYEQEIVSIVSASLSAGRRPKRIAKMLAAGAQEVGKSSTERCPFADAARAAGHARRHSGGKLDDVTVIVSLVRKEYSTHGRGL; the protein is encoded by the exons ATGAAGGATGATGAATTAAAGCAATCCAGTTTGAGCAATAAAGGAGGGGAAAGTGACGGTCAGGTGGAATCTAGGGTGGTGAAGGTTTTGGATGGTGATCACGAGAGGAAGGTTATAGTCAAAAAAATGGAAAGAGAAGTCAGGGTTCACAGCTCAAATTTGGTCGCTGATAGTGGCACTTCAGGGGTTGTTAGTACTAATGAAGAGAGCAGTACTAGTAGTTTTCTGGAAGGACCTAGTAAATCAAGTGAGAAGTTAAATGCTGAAGTGCCTGTTTCTGGTTTAAGTGTAGAAAAAGGTTGGAACGTTTCTAGTTCCGAGTTAAATGCAAATACTCTTATAGATGCCGATGATACTCTGTCAACTGTCTCTGTGCTTGAAAAACGTAGTAAAAAAGAAAGTGGCGAAACTTCTGAGGCATTACTTGATGGTAAAGGAGATAATGAAGTTCTGCAACAGTTGGTATCTGTGAAGCCTGATTCGCCTACAGAAGTAACAGATACTGTTCACCAGGAAAGTGATTCCGAGAGTGTTGAACTTCTGGATTTGCCTGGAGATAGTGAGTCTCATAGTTTAGAATCTGGGATAAATAATATAATCATGGATGATAGCAGTGACAGTGACACCATTGAAGTCATGCCTGTGTCTCCTGAAACTGATGCTGAACCAACTCTTGATGAGGAAGCTGGTTGTATTGCAGTTGACACTTTTGGAGAAGAAGATACATCCATCCAAATATCAGAG ATCAAAAGTGACCAGTCAATCGTACTCTCAGAAGCAGGAATAGGTCTGGACAAGTTACAAAGAAGTGACAATTCTGAAACATCAAGTCTTGAAATCATACAATTGGAATCCCCGGAAGTTCCAGTGGATGG TGAGGAAATCCCCATAGCAGAAATTGTTTTATCATCTGCTGCTGCATTGTTGCCACATCCCGCTAAG CTATTGACGGGTGGAGAGGATGCATACTTTATCTCTGGCCGATATTGGTTGGGAATAGCAGATGGGGTTGGCCAATGGTCGGATCACG GTATTGATCCAGGAGTTTATGCCCGGGAACTCATGgataattgtaaaaagattgTCTCAGAGGGCAACGGATCCATAAGAGCCACCCCAGAAGAGGTCCTTAGTTTAAGTGTTGCCAAGTCCCAGTCTCCTGGATCCTCAACTGTCTTGGTTGCTCACTTTGATGGTCAG GCCCTTCATGTGGTTAATATTGGAGATTCTGGATTTCTAATACTCAGAAATGGTGTGGTTTTCGAAAGGTCATATCGGATGACCTACAAGTTCAATTTCCCATATCAGATTCAAAGGGGTGGTGACCCATCCGAACTTTTGGAG GAGTACGAGATTGAATTGGAGGAGGGTGACGTTATCATTATTGCAACAGACGGACTCTTTGACAATTtgtatgagcaagaaatagtaTCAATAGTCTCAGCTTCATTGAGCGCTGGTAGACGACCGAAG AGAATTGCGAAAATGTTGGCGGCAGGAGCACAAGAGGTGGGCAAATCCTCTACCGAAAGATGTCCGTTTGCTGATGCAGCTCGCGCAGCTGGTCATGCAAGGAGGCACAGTGGTGGAAAGCTTGATGATGTAACTGTTATTGTATCATTGGTCCGAAAGGAATACAGCACCCATGGCCGTGGGTTGTGA